Proteins encoded within one genomic window of Bdellovibrionales bacterium:
- a CDS encoding transposase family protein, giving the protein MTKEKRSYEVPFAGGLWHLDFHHARRMVLMPNGQRVVPICLAIMDDCTRLCCHIQWFIHETAETLSHGFMQALLKRGLPRALMSDNGAAMVSAEFTQGLMRLSIQHDLTMPYSPIKMVNRSHFGAILRGGSWPCLKMIRR; this is encoded by the coding sequence GTGACCAAGGAGAAAAGATCCTACGAAGTTCCCTTTGCAGGGGGTCTGTGGCATCTTGACTTTCATCATGCTCGTAGAATGGTCCTGATGCCCAATGGACAGCGAGTGGTCCCTATTTGCTTGGCCATTATGGACGACTGCACTCGCCTGTGTTGCCATATTCAGTGGTTTATCCATGAGACAGCAGAGACTTTGAGCCATGGCTTTATGCAAGCTCTCCTGAAGCGAGGTCTTCCGAGGGCTTTGATGAGCGACAATGGTGCGGCCATGGTGAGTGCCGAGTTCACCCAGGGGCTTATGCGGTTAAGTATTCAACATGATCTCACGATGCCCTATAGCCCTATCAAAATGGTAAACAGGAGTCATTTTGGGGCAATCTTGAGGGGCGGCTCATGGCCCTGCTTGAAAATGATAAGACGTTGA